The following proteins come from a genomic window of Azospirillum humicireducens:
- a CDS encoding DUF808 domain-containing protein, whose amino-acid sequence MSTGLIALLDDVVGLTKVAAASLDDAAGQAAKVGAKAAGVVVDDAAVTPRYVVGFTADRELPIIGKIALGSLKNKLILLLPAALVLSLVAPWAITPLLMLGGAFLCYEGAEKILEAIWPHAAHGGHVEEGMADRQSARQFEDAKVNSAIKTDLILSAEIMAITLSAVAAEVSSFWMQALILGIVGTGITIAVYGTVALIVKADDAGLSLAQNGRPVSSLFGLRRLAPAAPGGADRLLRPLTQGLGRGLVYGMPLFLKLLGLVGTAAMLWVGGGIIIHGLEGYGLEELGHAIHDAAAAVGHALPLGAAAMEWLVAAGLAGAVGLLLGVLLIPLVHRVAMPVFALLKR is encoded by the coding sequence TTGAGCACAGGACTGATCGCACTGCTTGACGACGTGGTCGGCTTGACCAAGGTCGCCGCCGCTTCACTGGACGACGCCGCCGGGCAGGCCGCGAAGGTGGGAGCCAAAGCCGCCGGGGTGGTGGTCGACGACGCTGCCGTCACGCCGCGCTACGTCGTGGGATTCACGGCGGATCGCGAACTGCCGATCATCGGCAAGATCGCTCTCGGTTCCTTGAAGAACAAGCTGATCCTGCTGTTGCCGGCCGCACTGGTGTTGAGCCTTGTGGCGCCCTGGGCCATCACGCCGCTGCTCATGCTGGGCGGCGCCTTCCTCTGCTACGAAGGGGCGGAGAAGATCCTTGAAGCCATCTGGCCGCACGCCGCTCATGGCGGCCATGTTGAAGAGGGCATGGCCGACCGGCAGTCGGCCCGGCAATTCGAAGACGCCAAAGTGAACAGCGCGATCAAGACCGACCTGATCCTGTCGGCTGAAATCATGGCGATCACGCTGTCCGCCGTCGCTGCGGAGGTTTCCTCCTTCTGGATGCAGGCGCTGATCCTGGGCATCGTCGGAACCGGCATCACAATCGCCGTCTACGGCACGGTGGCCCTGATCGTGAAAGCCGACGACGCCGGCCTTTCCCTGGCGCAGAACGGCCGGCCGGTTTCCAGCCTCTTCGGGCTGCGGCGGCTGGCCCCCGCTGCTCCGGGCGGGGCGGACCGGCTGCTGCGCCCGCTGACACAGGGGCTTGGCCGCGGTCTCGTCTATGGAATGCCGCTGTTTCTCAAGCTGCTCGGCCTCGTCGGCACCGCTGCGATGCTCTGGGTCGGCGGCGGCATCATCATCCACGGGCTGGAAGGCTATGGCCTGGAGGAACTCGGGCACGCGATCCATGACGCCGCCGCGGCGGTCGGCCATGCGCTTCCGCTGGGGGCGGCGGCGATGGAATGGCTGGTGGCCGCCGGACTGGCGGGGGCCGTCGGGCTTCTTCTCGGCGTGCTGCTGATCCCGCTGGTCCACCGCGTCGCCATGCCGGTCTTCGCGCTGCTGAAGCGCTGA
- the tauD gene encoding taurine dioxygenase — protein MPDIALPTLTITPVSPAIGARVEGIDLTHPLSDSEAAALERALVAHQVLFFENQPLTPQAQRDFAARFGQLHIHPIYPKVPEQPEIMVLDTGPHNPTDNDVWHTDVTCIETPPAIVALSGKLIPPIGGDTVWASNIAAYNGLSEPIRRLLEPLEALHDFTRSFPEWRHNGDPETHARWKAARDKHPAVVHPVIRTHPVSGAKALFVNENFTSRIVGLSDRESAAILDFLYDHISRPEYTVRWRWKADDLVLWDNRSTQHYAVNDYSPHRRIMHRATVLGDRPY, from the coding sequence ATGCCTGACATCGCCTTGCCCACCCTGACCATCACCCCCGTCAGCCCCGCCATCGGTGCGCGGGTGGAGGGCATCGACCTCACCCACCCGCTGTCGGACAGCGAGGCGGCGGCGCTGGAGCGGGCGCTCGTCGCCCATCAGGTTCTGTTCTTCGAGAACCAGCCGCTGACGCCGCAGGCGCAGCGCGACTTCGCCGCCCGTTTCGGTCAGCTGCACATCCACCCGATCTACCCGAAGGTGCCCGAGCAGCCGGAGATCATGGTGCTGGACACCGGGCCGCACAACCCGACCGACAACGATGTCTGGCACACCGACGTCACCTGCATCGAAACGCCGCCTGCCATTGTCGCCCTGTCGGGCAAGCTGATTCCGCCCATCGGCGGGGATACGGTGTGGGCAAGCAACATCGCCGCCTACAACGGCCTGTCCGAACCGATCCGCCGCCTGCTGGAGCCGCTGGAGGCCCTGCACGACTTCACCCGCTCCTTCCCGGAATGGCGGCACAACGGCGATCCGGAGACCCATGCGCGCTGGAAGGCGGCGCGGGACAAGCACCCGGCTGTGGTCCATCCCGTCATCCGCACCCATCCGGTCAGCGGCGCCAAGGCGCTGTTCGTGAACGAGAATTTCACCTCGCGCATCGTTGGGCTCAGCGATCGGGAGAGTGCGGCGATCCTGGATTTCCTGTACGACCATATCAGCCGGCCGGAATACACCGTGCGCTGGCGCTGGAAAGCCGACGATCTGGTGCTGTGGGACAACAGGTCGACCCAGCATTACGCGGTGAACGACTATTCGCCGCACCGGCGCATCATGCACCGCGCCACTGTTCTCGGCGACCGGCCCTATTGA
- a CDS encoding ABC transporter permease subunit — MTDIARPGDRVADQVPGPADRPRIVRLHPFGLDGARTGPISLATAALLLAAWFLVAQYRLVPPLFLPTPQEVATQFLAVLEDGYAGATLWEHMSASLFRIFSAAVFAASLGIPLGLAMGLNRWAKGIFDTPIEFYWPLPPLAYLPLMIIWLGIGEVSKIVLLTLAMFAPVCLSAQAGVRALPIERVNAALSLGASRWQLFRTIVLPSALPEILTGLRIGIGVGWSTLVAAELIAATRGIGFMIMSASHFLATDVVFVGIGIIAAFAFAFSYGMRLLEGWLVPWKGKS, encoded by the coding sequence ATGACCGACATCGCCCGCCCCGGCGACCGCGTCGCCGATCAGGTCCCCGGTCCGGCGGACCGGCCGAGGATCGTCCGGCTCCATCCCTTCGGACTGGATGGCGCCCGCACCGGGCCGATCAGCCTCGCCACCGCCGCCCTGCTGCTGGCGGCATGGTTTCTGGTCGCGCAGTACCGGCTGGTGCCACCGCTGTTTCTCCCCACTCCGCAGGAGGTGGCGACCCAGTTTCTGGCGGTCCTCGAGGACGGCTATGCCGGCGCAACCCTGTGGGAGCATATGTCGGCCAGCCTGTTCCGCATCTTCTCCGCCGCCGTCTTCGCCGCTTCGCTCGGCATTCCGCTTGGGCTGGCGATGGGGCTGAACCGTTGGGCCAAGGGCATTTTCGACACGCCCATCGAATTCTACTGGCCGCTGCCGCCGCTGGCCTATCTGCCGCTGATGATCATCTGGCTCGGCATCGGCGAGGTGTCGAAGATCGTCCTGCTGACGCTGGCGATGTTCGCGCCTGTCTGCCTGTCGGCCCAGGCCGGCGTCCGGGCTCTGCCGATCGAGCGGGTGAACGCAGCGCTGTCGCTGGGTGCCAGCCGCTGGCAGCTGTTCCGCACCATCGTGCTGCCCAGCGCCCTGCCGGAGATCCTGACCGGTCTGCGCATCGGCATCGGCGTCGGCTGGAGCACACTGGTCGCGGCGGAACTGATCGCCGCCACCCGCGGCATCGGCTTCATGATCATGTCCGCTTCGCATTTCCTTGCCACCGACGTCGTCTTCGTCGGCATCGGCATCATCGCAGCCTTCGCCTTCGCCTTTTCCTATGGAATGCGCCTGCTGGAAGGCTGGCTGGTGCCGTGGAAGGGCAAGTCCTGA
- the tauA gene encoding taurine ABC transporter substrate-binding protein, with protein sequence MKPILPSFLYAALATIAPFAAPLTAEAASGKVVVGYQTDALPSSVAIANGDFAKATGTEIDFRKFNSGAEIFAAIASGDVQVGYVGSSPFAAAVSRGLDVKAFHLATISGTDEALVVRNGSGIEKPSDLKGKKLAAAPVSTDHYQLLAVLKQEKLTERDAQVFAIPQPDIVAAWNRGDLDGAFVWDPALTELKKTGKVLLTSREVADRGAPTFTAWVATAAFAKDNPAFLKNFAGTIERYSASFRNDKAAWGPDSENTKTLAKLLGGTPSDHASALTNLSLVPAEVQASTAWLAGGESAGAAKILKDTAEFLKEQKKISTVLPSYGSFVTAEYVKDIR encoded by the coding sequence ATGAAGCCCATTCTGCCTTCCTTCCTCTATGCCGCCCTGGCGACCATCGCTCCCTTTGCCGCTCCCCTCACCGCCGAAGCGGCGTCCGGCAAGGTCGTGGTCGGCTATCAGACCGACGCGCTGCCCTCCTCGGTCGCCATCGCCAATGGCGATTTCGCCAAGGCGACCGGCACGGAGATCGATTTCCGCAAGTTCAATTCGGGCGCGGAGATCTTCGCCGCCATCGCCTCGGGCGACGTGCAGGTCGGCTATGTCGGCTCCAGCCCCTTCGCCGCCGCGGTCAGCCGCGGGCTGGACGTGAAGGCCTTCCACCTTGCGACCATCTCCGGCACCGACGAGGCCCTGGTGGTGCGCAACGGGTCCGGCATCGAGAAGCCGTCGGACCTGAAGGGCAAGAAGCTGGCCGCAGCTCCGGTCTCCACCGACCATTACCAACTGCTCGCCGTCCTGAAGCAGGAGAAGCTGACGGAGCGTGACGCCCAGGTCTTCGCCATCCCGCAGCCGGACATCGTCGCCGCCTGGAACCGCGGCGACCTGGACGGCGCCTTCGTCTGGGACCCCGCCCTGACCGAGCTGAAGAAGACCGGCAAGGTGCTGCTGACCTCGCGCGAGGTGGCCGACCGCGGCGCCCCCACCTTCACCGCCTGGGTGGCCACCGCCGCCTTCGCCAAGGACAATCCCGCCTTCCTGAAGAACTTCGCCGGCACCATCGAGCGCTACAGCGCCTCTTTCCGTAACGACAAGGCGGCCTGGGGTCCGGACTCGGAGAATACGAAGACGCTGGCGAAGCTTCTGGGCGGCACCCCGTCCGATCATGCCTCGGCGCTGACCAACCTGTCTCTGGTCCCGGCGGAGGTGCAGGCCTCCACCGCCTGGCTGGCCGGCGGGGAATCAGCCGGTGCCGCCAAAATCCTGAAGGACACGGCGGAGTTCCTGAAGGAGCAGAAGAAGATCTCCACCGTGCTGCCCAGCTACGGCAGCTTCGTCACCGCGGAGTACGTCAAGGACATCCGTTGA
- a CDS encoding phenylacetate--CoA ligase family protein, producing the protein MAVQDHDAYWHPGLETQSRTDWRQLQLDLLKDHLRHAYEGSPYYRAAFDAQGVSPTDLRTLDDLRRFPFLDKATIRDRQVAVPPFGDLVAVPEREIVYISASSGSTGVPTASPFTAKDFEEWIDYEARQFWSSGLRPADRYAHALNFSLFVGGPCVLGAQKLGALSIHAGTLPSERLLAVLDQFKATALWTTPSYAWHLGETAQREGIDPARDLAVRRLFVAGEPGGSIPETRERIEALWGAEVYDYYGLSDIFGSCAGMCVEKDGLHWAEDHILVEVLNPETLEPVAEGERGELVLTTLRKRARPIIRFRTGDIVSVTTEPCRCGRTSLRLKGVHGRLDDMLIVKGVNLFPGDVEAVVRQDPALTGEYRLVLDRVERLDRLTVEAEHTQGFNGDLEELRSRLRRRLKAATGVGAEVALLAPGTLPRAVHKAKRIDDRRQHVWS; encoded by the coding sequence GTGGCGGTTCAGGACCATGACGCATACTGGCACCCCGGTCTGGAAACCCAGAGCCGCACCGACTGGCGGCAACTGCAGCTGGACCTGCTGAAGGACCATCTGCGGCATGCTTACGAAGGTTCCCCCTACTACCGCGCCGCCTTCGATGCGCAGGGGGTGTCGCCGACCGACCTGCGCACGCTGGATGACCTGCGGCGTTTCCCCTTCCTGGATAAGGCGACCATCCGCGACCGGCAGGTCGCGGTGCCGCCCTTCGGCGATCTGGTCGCCGTTCCGGAACGGGAGATCGTCTACATCTCCGCCTCCAGCGGGTCGACCGGGGTGCCGACAGCCTCCCCCTTCACCGCCAAGGATTTCGAGGAGTGGATCGACTATGAGGCGCGGCAGTTCTGGTCGAGCGGCCTGCGCCCGGCCGACCGCTACGCCCATGCGCTGAACTTCTCGCTGTTCGTCGGCGGCCCCTGCGTGCTGGGTGCGCAGAAGCTGGGAGCGCTCAGCATCCATGCCGGAACCCTGCCGTCGGAACGGCTGCTGGCGGTGTTGGACCAGTTCAAGGCGACGGCGCTGTGGACGACGCCATCCTATGCCTGGCACCTGGGTGAGACCGCCCAGCGCGAAGGCATCGACCCGGCCCGCGACCTCGCCGTCCGCCGCCTGTTCGTGGCGGGCGAGCCCGGCGGCTCCATTCCCGAGACGCGCGAGCGGATCGAGGCGCTGTGGGGTGCCGAAGTCTACGACTATTACGGCCTGTCCGACATCTTCGGCTCCTGCGCCGGCATGTGCGTGGAGAAGGACGGGTTGCATTGGGCCGAAGACCATATCCTGGTCGAGGTGCTGAACCCCGAAACCCTCGAACCGGTGGCGGAGGGCGAGCGCGGCGAGCTGGTGCTGACCACCCTGCGCAAGCGCGCCCGCCCGATCATCCGCTTCCGCACCGGCGACATCGTGTCGGTGACGACGGAACCCTGCCGCTGCGGCCGAACCTCCCTGCGGCTGAAGGGCGTGCATGGGCGGCTCGACGACATGCTGATCGTCAAGGGCGTCAACCTGTTCCCCGGCGATGTCGAGGCGGTGGTGCGCCAGGACCCGGCGCTGACCGGCGAATACCGGCTGGTGCTGGACCGGGTCGAGCGACTGGATCGCCTGACGGTCGAGGCGGAACACACCCAGGGCTTCAACGGCGATCTGGAGGAGTTGCGGAGCCGGCTGCGCCGCCGATTGAAGGCCGCCACCGGTGTCGGGGCGGAGGTCGCCCTGCTCGCCCCCGGCACGCTGCCCCGCGCCGTCCACAAGGCCAAGCGAATCGACGACCGCCGCCAGCATGTGTGGTCGTGA
- a CDS encoding malonic semialdehyde reductase, whose amino-acid sequence MPDTHLPATEQPPDDIAQAAADRLFLNARTPQSWSDRPVPVETLHRLYELVRLAPTAFNGSPARFVFLTTPEAKDRLRPALSRGNQSKLTAGAIAIVAYDRRFFEHLPLLSPHYDPSPMFVDEPSLAETTAFRNGSLQAGYLILAARLLGLDAGPMSGFDAEAVDAEFFADGRLRTNLLVALGHADGQPSRPRAPRLDVSKAVVIL is encoded by the coding sequence ATGCCGGACACCCATCTTCCCGCCACCGAACAGCCGCCCGATGACATTGCCCAGGCGGCGGCCGATCGCCTGTTCCTCAATGCCCGCACGCCGCAATCCTGGTCAGACCGGCCGGTCCCGGTGGAGACCCTGCATCGCCTTTATGAACTGGTCCGGCTGGCGCCGACCGCCTTCAACGGCAGCCCGGCGCGCTTCGTCTTCCTGACGACGCCGGAGGCCAAGGACCGGCTGCGCCCGGCGCTGAGCCGCGGCAACCAGTCCAAGCTGACGGCCGGGGCCATCGCCATCGTCGCCTATGACCGCCGTTTCTTCGAGCATCTGCCGCTGCTGAGCCCGCATTACGACCCCTCGCCGATGTTCGTCGACGAACCGTCGCTGGCCGAAACCACGGCGTTCCGCAACGGGTCGCTGCAGGCCGGCTACCTGATCCTGGCGGCCCGGCTGCTGGGGCTGGATGCCGGACCGATGTCCGGTTTCGATGCAGAGGCGGTCGATGCGGAGTTCTTCGCCGACGGCCGCCTGCGCACGAACCTGCTGGTGGCGCTGGGCCATGCCGACGGACAGCCGTCGCGCCCGCGCGCCCCGCGGCTGGACGTGTCGAAGGCGGTGGTGATCCTTTGA
- a CDS encoding ABC transporter permease, with amino-acid sequence MSVNDTAAALPAVNGAALPGGGSLPSGLPLRFSAAALLWFLAAGVTALWPDAADAEPWERTGEFASLLVVAAGLLALIAPLTVVIRPAARSRLASAIAGLSASVPWLIALALGITGWQMLTAKLNLLPRPFFVPPQALLEVYLDDWPRLLDCFAASLKLLVTGFAVGSVLGVVTGVAIGWSRAVGYWVHPVLRLIGPLPATAWLPIAFFAFPTSWSASVFLIALASGVPVTVLTWSGVAGVNSAYYDIARTLGASQRFLVLKVAVPAAMPHVFVGLFMGLGASFAVLVVAEMLGVKSGVGWYLQWAQGWAAYGNMYAALLVMALVCSGLVALLFRVRDRLLAWQKGMVKW; translated from the coding sequence ATGAGCGTGAACGACACGGCCGCCGCCCTGCCGGCGGTCAACGGCGCAGCTTTGCCGGGTGGCGGCTCCCTGCCATCCGGCCTCCCGCTGCGCTTTTCCGCCGCCGCCCTGCTGTGGTTCCTTGCTGCCGGGGTGACCGCCCTGTGGCCCGATGCCGCCGATGCGGAGCCGTGGGAACGGACCGGCGAGTTCGCCAGCCTGCTGGTGGTCGCCGCCGGGCTGCTGGCGCTGATCGCCCCACTGACCGTGGTCATCCGCCCGGCGGCGCGCAGCCGGCTGGCATCCGCCATCGCGGGCCTGTCGGCGTCCGTGCCCTGGCTGATCGCCCTGGCGCTGGGCATCACCGGCTGGCAGATGCTGACCGCCAAGCTCAACCTGCTGCCGCGCCCCTTCTTCGTGCCGCCCCAGGCGCTGCTGGAGGTCTATCTCGACGACTGGCCGCGGCTGCTCGACTGCTTCGCCGCCTCGCTGAAGCTGCTGGTCACCGGTTTTGCCGTGGGTTCGGTGCTGGGCGTGGTGACGGGGGTCGCCATCGGCTGGTCGCGCGCGGTCGGCTACTGGGTCCATCCCGTGCTGAGGCTGATCGGCCCGCTGCCGGCGACCGCCTGGCTGCCCATCGCCTTCTTCGCCTTCCCGACCAGCTGGAGCGCAAGCGTCTTCCTGATCGCGCTCGCCAGCGGCGTGCCGGTGACCGTCCTCACATGGTCCGGCGTGGCCGGGGTCAACAGCGCCTATTACGACATCGCCCGCACGCTGGGCGCGTCGCAACGCTTCCTGGTGCTGAAGGTCGCCGTCCCGGCGGCGATGCCGCATGTCTTCGTCGGCCTGTTCATGGGGCTCGGCGCCTCCTTCGCCGTTCTGGTGGTGGCGGAGATGCTGGGCGTGAAGTCCGGCGTCGGCTGGTACTTGCAATGGGCCCAGGGCTGGGCCGCCTACGGCAACATGTACGCGGCCCTGCTGGTGATGGCGCTGGTCTGCTCCGGTCTGGTGGCGCTGCTGTTCCGCGTCCGCGACCGCCTGCTCGCCTGGCAGAAGGGAATGGTGAAATGGTAG
- a CDS encoding ABC transporter ATP-binding protein translates to MVALENTDTAGRSAGMTIDVQAVSHSFELQGAPLPVLDGVELRVEPGELVALLGPSGCGKSTLLRLVAGLEPPSQGRILADGHPITGPDPSRVVVFQDPTLYPWRTVRDNVALGLEARGLLRSQGHRVEKALSLVGLTGFEKAYPHQLSGGMAQRAALARALVNDPRLLILDEPLGKLDSLTRLAMQSELVDLWRSTGFTGLLVTHDIEEALFMATRVIVFSGRPARIKADLPVDRPYPRHRGDPVLTELRHRILELLGLAETW, encoded by the coding sequence ATGGTAGCGCTGGAAAACACCGACACCGCCGGCCGGTCCGCGGGCATGACCATCGACGTGCAGGCGGTCAGCCACAGCTTCGAACTGCAAGGCGCTCCGCTTCCGGTGCTGGACGGGGTGGAGCTTCGGGTCGAGCCGGGGGAACTGGTCGCCCTGCTGGGGCCGAGCGGCTGCGGCAAATCCACCCTGCTGCGGCTGGTCGCCGGGCTCGAACCGCCCAGCCAGGGCCGCATCCTGGCCGATGGCCATCCGATCACCGGTCCCGACCCGTCGCGCGTCGTCGTGTTCCAGGATCCGACGCTCTATCCCTGGCGCACCGTGCGCGACAACGTCGCCCTTGGGCTGGAGGCGCGCGGCCTGCTGCGCTCCCAGGGCCATCGGGTGGAGAAAGCGCTGTCGCTCGTCGGGCTGACCGGCTTCGAGAAGGCCTATCCGCACCAGTTGTCGGGCGGCATGGCCCAACGGGCGGCGCTGGCCCGCGCGCTGGTCAACGACCCGCGCCTGCTGATCCTCGACGAGCCGTTGGGCAAGCTGGACAGCCTGACCCGGCTCGCCATGCAGAGCGAACTGGTCGATCTGTGGCGCAGCACCGGCTTCACCGGCCTTCTGGTGACCCACGACATCGAGGAGGCGCTGTTCATGGCGACCCGCGTCATCGTGTTCAGCGGCCGCCCTGCCCGCATCAAGGCCGACCTGCCCGTCGACCGCCCCTATCCCCGCCACCGCGGGGATCCCGTTCTGACCGAGCTTCGCCACCGCATTCTCGAACTGCTCGGCCTTGCCGAGACCTGGTGA
- a CDS encoding cysteine dioxygenase, with translation MPDSKTPDTATPNLARLRGFIADFTRLVERHGDDEAAVLDAGRVLLADLIATDDWLPDAYARPDPVHYRQYLLHCDPYERFSVVSFVWGPGQRTPIHDHTVWGLVGILRGAERSQRYDLQPQGGPPIAHMSEILKVGLVEAVSPRIGDVHAIANALPDRPSISIHVYGGNIGAVRRSVFDPLTGQRKPFISGYANSALPNLWDRSQPVPHAA, from the coding sequence ATGCCCGACAGCAAAACGCCCGATACAGCCACCCCCAACCTGGCCCGTCTGCGCGGCTTCATCGCCGACTTCACCCGATTGGTGGAGCGGCACGGCGACGACGAAGCCGCGGTGCTGGACGCCGGCCGCGTCCTGCTGGCCGATCTGATCGCGACCGACGACTGGCTGCCCGACGCCTATGCCCGGCCCGATCCAGTGCATTACCGGCAATATCTGCTGCATTGCGACCCGTACGAACGCTTCTCCGTCGTCAGCTTCGTCTGGGGACCGGGACAGCGGACGCCGATCCACGACCACACCGTCTGGGGACTCGTCGGCATCCTGCGCGGGGCGGAACGGTCGCAACGCTATGACCTCCAGCCCCAGGGCGGCCCGCCCATCGCACATATGTCCGAAATCCTGAAGGTCGGGTTGGTTGAGGCGGTCTCGCCCCGAATCGGCGACGTCCATGCCATCGCCAACGCGCTGCCGGACCGGCCGTCCATCAGCATCCACGTCTATGGCGGCAACATCGGCGCCGTCCGGCGGTCGGTGTTCGACCCGCTGACCGGCCAGCGCAAGCCCTTCATCTCCGGCTACGCCAACAGCGCCCTGCCCAACCTGTGGGACCGCTCGCAACCCGTCCCCCATGCCGCCTGA
- a CDS encoding rhodanese-like domain-containing protein, whose amino-acid sequence MTAAAPLATRKPADIRRAWIERDEVALLDAREEGPYSLAHPLFAVSIPLSRVELLAYGLLPRRDVPITVYDNGEGYAEPAARRLQTLGYRDVTLLEGGLAGWIAAGFEVYRDVNVPSKAFGEWVEHHRHTPSLPAAEVKALIDAKADLVILDARRFEEYRTMSIPGGISVPGAELVKRVHDIAPDPDTLVVVNCAGRTRSIIGTQSLVNAGIPNRVAALRNGTIGWTLAGLALDSGREGRFPEISAEGDAWGRQAARAVADRAGAGRIDAKTLDRFRGDERRTLHLFDVRTPEEYEAGHLPGFRHAAGGQLVQATDEHVAVRGARIVLADDPAGGGGPRADMTASWLAQLGWEVHVLEGDVSALGSESGPDRRRLPPEPDVEAETVAPRDLLALLENGEAAVIDITRSPRYRAGHIPGAYFSTRARLAGIIALLPKGVRPVLTCGDGTLTRYAVADFPAGERPLLLAGGTKGWVAAGLPLSTDLDRLGGEPDDVYKRPYEGTDNSAAAMQGYIDWELELVDQLKRDGAHNFFVI is encoded by the coding sequence ATGACCGCAGCCGCACCGCTCGCCACCCGCAAGCCCGCCGACATCCGCCGCGCCTGGATCGAGCGCGACGAGGTCGCCCTGCTCGACGCGCGGGAGGAAGGCCCCTATTCGCTGGCCCACCCGCTGTTCGCCGTCTCCATCCCGCTCAGCCGGGTCGAGTTGCTCGCCTACGGCCTGCTGCCGCGGCGCGACGTGCCGATCACCGTCTATGACAATGGCGAAGGCTATGCCGAGCCGGCCGCCCGCCGGCTCCAGACATTGGGCTACCGCGACGTGACTTTGCTGGAAGGCGGACTGGCCGGCTGGATCGCCGCCGGCTTCGAGGTCTACCGGGACGTGAACGTGCCCAGCAAAGCGTTCGGCGAATGGGTCGAACACCATCGCCACACCCCCTCGCTGCCGGCGGCGGAGGTCAAGGCGCTGATCGACGCCAAGGCCGATCTGGTCATTCTGGACGCCCGCCGCTTCGAGGAATACCGCACCATGTCGATTCCCGGCGGTATCAGCGTGCCAGGGGCCGAACTGGTCAAGCGGGTCCACGACATCGCTCCCGATCCAGACACGCTGGTGGTGGTCAACTGCGCCGGCCGCACACGCTCGATCATCGGCACGCAGTCACTGGTCAATGCCGGCATTCCCAACCGCGTGGCCGCCTTGCGCAACGGCACCATCGGCTGGACTCTGGCCGGGCTGGCGCTCGACAGCGGGCGTGAGGGCCGCTTCCCCGAGATCTCGGCCGAGGGCGACGCATGGGGCCGCCAGGCGGCGCGCGCGGTGGCCGACCGGGCCGGAGCCGGCCGGATCGATGCGAAGACGCTGGACCGCTTCCGCGGCGACGAACGCCGCACGCTGCACCTGTTCGACGTGCGCACGCCGGAGGAGTATGAGGCGGGCCATCTGCCGGGCTTCCGCCATGCCGCCGGCGGCCAACTGGTCCAGGCGACCGACGAGCATGTGGCGGTGCGCGGCGCCCGCATCGTGCTGGCCGACGATCCGGCCGGCGGCGGCGGTCCGCGCGCCGACATGACCGCCTCCTGGCTCGCCCAGCTTGGCTGGGAGGTGCATGTGCTGGAGGGTGACGTGTCGGCCCTGGGCAGCGAGAGCGGCCCCGACCGCCGCCGCCTGCCGCCGGAACCGGATGTGGAGGCCGAGACCGTCGCGCCGCGCGACCTGCTGGCCCTGCTGGAGAATGGCGAGGCGGCGGTGATCGACATCACCCGCAGCCCGCGCTACCGCGCCGGCCATATTCCGGGAGCGTATTTCTCCACCCGCGCCCGGCTGGCCGGCATCATCGCGCTTCTGCCCAAGGGGGTCCGCCCGGTGCTGACCTGCGGCGACGGCACGCTGACCCGCTATGCCGTCGCCGACTTTCCCGCTGGCGAGCGTCCGCTTCTGCTGGCGGGCGGAACGAAGGGCTGGGTCGCTGCCGGCCTGCCGCTCAGCACCGACCTCGACCGGTTGGGCGGTGAACCCGACGACGTCTACAAGCGCCCCTACGAGGGCACCGACAACAGCGCCGCCGCCATGCAGGGCTACATCGACTGGGAGCTTGAACTGGTCGATCAGCTGAAGCGCGACGGCGCCCACAACTTCTTCGTCATCTGA